A window of the Bombina bombina isolate aBomBom1 chromosome 3, aBomBom1.pri, whole genome shotgun sequence genome harbors these coding sequences:
- the LOC128654360 gene encoding olfactory receptor 1044-like codes for MAGWNNTQVKEFILQGLTDNPKLQIILFVLFFIFYIVTLLGNIGIIVAIRADSHLHTPMYFFLNNLSFLDLCYSTVITPKTLATFLSKTKAISYHECALQMYFFAASVTTECFLLGIMAYDRYVAICNPLLYSVAMSKQLCIRLVAGAYTLGYMNATLHTITTFRLPFCKTNKIDHFYCDVPPLIKLSCTDTTMNEILMFIFGGFAETSSLTTIIVSYSYIISTVLKIRSVDGRKKAFSTCGSHLAAVTIFYSTILFMYLRPASTYAMSQDRVASVFYTVIIPMLNPLIYSLRNNEVAQALKKIKTKYCCK; via the coding sequence ATGGCAGGCTGGAATAACACACAAGTAAAGGAATTTATTCTTCAAGGACTTACTGATAATCCAAAACTCCAGATTATTCTGtttgttcttttctttattttttatattgttactCTTCTAGGTAACATTGGTATCATAGTTGCCATAAGGGCAGACTCTCATCTTCACACACCCATGTATTTTTTTCTTAACAATTTGTCCTTCTTAGACCTTTGCTATTCAACTGTCATAACCCCCAAAACACTGGCAACCTTTTTATCCAAGACAAAAGCCATCAGTTATCATGAGTGTGCATTACAGATGTATTTTTTTGCTGCTTCAGTAACAACTGAGTGTTTCTTACTGGGAATAATGGCCTACGACCGGTATGTTGCCATTTGTAATCCATTACTGTACTCTGTTGCTATGAGTAAGCAGCTTTGCATACGTTTAGTGGCAGGAGCTTATACTCTGGGTTACATGAATGCAACTCTTCATACAATTACTACCTTTCGACTTCCATTTTGTAAAACCAACAAGATTGATCATTTCTACTGtgatgtgccaccactcataaagcTCTCTTGTACAGATACCACAATGAATGAAATTCTTATGTTTATATTTGGTGGATTTGCCGAAACAAGCTCACTTACAACTATTATAGTGTCCTACAGCTACATTATATCAACTGTACTTAAGATTCGCTCAGTAGATGGCAGGAAGAAAGCTTTTTCAACATGTGGATCACATCTGGCTGCTGTCACTATATTCTATAGCACCATACTTTTTATGTACTTGCGACCTGCCTCTACATACGCAATGAGCCAGGATCGAGTTGCTTCTGTATTCTACACTGTGATTATCCCAATGTTGAACCCACTTATCTACAGCTTGAGGAACAATGAAGTGGCACAAGCACTCAAGAAGATTAAAACAAAATACTGTTGCAAATAA